A window of Lysobacter terrestris contains these coding sequences:
- a CDS encoding malonic semialdehyde reductase, with the protein MHSALPADALDQLFLTARTHNELGGEVDDALLHRLYDLLKWGPTTANSCPARFVFVKSAAAKAKLGPALDEGNYKKTMAAPVTVIVAYDTAFFEKMPYLFPHTDAKSWFDTKPASVIETICLRNGSLQGAYLLMAARALGLDCGPMSGFDNAKVDAAFFAGTNWKSNFLVNLGYGDPAKLFPRSPRLAFDEAARIE; encoded by the coding sequence ATGCATTCCGCCTTGCCGGCCGACGCGCTGGACCAGCTGTTCCTCACCGCGCGCACCCACAACGAGCTCGGCGGTGAAGTCGACGACGCGCTGCTGCACCGCCTCTACGACCTGCTCAAGTGGGGGCCGACCACGGCCAACTCCTGCCCGGCGCGTTTCGTGTTCGTGAAGTCGGCCGCAGCCAAGGCCAAGCTCGGCCCCGCGCTGGACGAGGGCAACTACAAGAAGACCATGGCGGCGCCGGTCACCGTCATCGTCGCCTACGACACGGCCTTCTTCGAGAAGATGCCGTACCTGTTCCCGCACACCGATGCCAAGAGCTGGTTCGACACCAAGCCCGCGTCCGTGATCGAGACCATCTGCCTGCGCAACGGCAGCCTGCAGGGTGCGTACCTGCTGATGGCCGCGCGCGCGCTGGGACTGGACTGCGGTCCGATGTCGGGCTTCGACAACGCCAAGGTCGACGCCGCGTTCTTCGCCGGCACGAACTGGAAGTCGAACTTCCTGGTCAATCTCGGCTACGGCGATCCCGCCAAGCTGTTCCCGCGTTCGCCGCGCCTGGCCTTCGACGAAGCCGCGCGCATCGAGTAA
- a CDS encoding YceI family protein, with amino-acid sequence MFKPLTLAAALLFAGTAFAAPVSYKIDPNHTDVIAGWNHFGFANPTARFGQVDGVIVYDAADVAKSSVKVTIPLSGIDSGVPDLDEHLRSADFFDAATYPTITFTSTKAEAAGDNKLRVSGDLTVHGVTKPVVLDVTLNKAGEHPLGKRAAVGFDASTTIKRSEFGVNKYVPNVSDEITIRITTEAMVPKAEAAAPAKKPAKK; translated from the coding sequence ATGTTCAAGCCGCTGACCCTCGCCGCCGCGCTGCTGTTCGCAGGCACGGCCTTCGCCGCCCCGGTCTCGTACAAGATCGATCCCAACCACACCGACGTGATCGCCGGCTGGAACCACTTCGGCTTCGCCAATCCGACCGCGCGCTTCGGCCAGGTCGATGGCGTGATCGTCTACGACGCCGCGGACGTGGCCAAGTCGTCGGTGAAGGTCACCATCCCGCTGTCGGGCATCGACAGCGGCGTGCCGGACCTCGACGAGCACCTGCGCAGCGCCGACTTCTTCGACGCCGCGACGTACCCGACCATCACCTTCACCAGCACCAAGGCCGAAGCCGCCGGCGACAACAAGCTGCGCGTGTCCGGCGACCTCACGGTGCACGGCGTGACCAAGCCGGTGGTGCTCGACGTCACCCTGAACAAGGCCGGCGAACATCCGCTCGGCAAGCGCGCCGCGGTCGGCTTCGACGCTAGCACCACGATCAAGCGCAGCGAGTTCGGCGTGAACAAGTACGTGCCCAACGTCAGCGACGAGATCACCATCCGCATCACCACCGAAGCGATGGTGCCGAAGGCCGAAGCCGCCGCACCCGCCAAGAAGCCGGCGAAGAAGTAA
- the waaA gene encoding lipid IV(A) 3-deoxy-D-manno-octulosonic acid transferase: protein MPPVTKPDLIERLLRVLYSAVLYLLAPITVYHLIWRGFRQPAYLQRWAERYAIYNEPAHAQTLWVHAVSVGEVNAAIPLVQALLRGRPDLRLLVTTITPTGSERVRALWKDQVEHVYLPYDLPGAVGRFLAHHRPIAALIMETELWPNLLFGCRDRDVPSYILNARLSARSLRGYRVLAPLVGRALRTVRAVAAQSHADARRFVRLGAREEQTLETGNLKYDVSVPDTVAAFADEFRARVAGRPVWIAASTHEQEEADVIAIHRRLRGAFPDLLLLWAPRHPERFRAVADAARSTGWPVSTRSRARWPQAEDAVFVVDTLGELVNFYACADVAFVGGSLQAIGGHNLLEPAATGTAIVTGPHLHNFTEIAHKLAQAGALRIGADAEAVGTDVAVLLGDRPARERMAAAGRALVETGRGALARTMALLEPVLRGR from the coding sequence ATGCCGCCAGTGACGAAGCCAGACCTCATCGAGCGCCTGCTGCGCGTCCTGTATTCGGCGGTCCTGTACCTGCTCGCGCCGATCACCGTCTACCACCTGATCTGGCGCGGCTTCCGCCAGCCGGCCTACCTGCAGCGCTGGGCCGAGCGCTACGCGATCTACAACGAACCAGCGCACGCGCAGACGCTGTGGGTGCACGCGGTGTCCGTGGGCGAGGTGAACGCCGCGATCCCGCTGGTGCAGGCGCTGCTCCGCGGGCGCCCGGATCTGCGCCTGCTGGTGACCACGATCACGCCGACCGGCTCCGAGCGCGTGCGCGCGTTGTGGAAGGACCAGGTCGAACACGTCTACCTGCCCTACGACCTGCCCGGCGCGGTCGGCCGCTTCCTCGCCCACCACCGGCCGATCGCGGCGCTGATCATGGAAACCGAGTTGTGGCCGAACCTGCTGTTCGGCTGCCGTGACCGCGACGTGCCCAGCTACATCCTCAACGCGCGCCTGTCGGCGCGTTCGCTGCGCGGCTACCGCGTGCTGGCGCCGCTGGTCGGGCGCGCGCTGCGCACGGTGCGCGCGGTCGCGGCGCAGTCGCACGCCGATGCCAGGCGCTTCGTGCGCCTGGGTGCGCGCGAGGAGCAGACGCTGGAAACCGGCAACCTCAAGTACGACGTCAGCGTGCCCGACACGGTCGCCGCGTTCGCCGACGAGTTCCGCGCGCGCGTGGCCGGACGCCCGGTGTGGATCGCGGCGAGTACGCACGAGCAGGAAGAAGCCGACGTCATCGCCATCCATCGCCGCCTGCGCGGCGCGTTCCCGGACCTGCTGCTGCTGTGGGCGCCGCGCCATCCCGAACGCTTCCGTGCGGTGGCCGACGCGGCGCGCAGCACCGGCTGGCCGGTGTCGACGCGTTCGCGCGCGCGCTGGCCGCAGGCCGAGGACGCGGTGTTCGTGGTCGATACGCTGGGCGAGCTGGTGAACTTCTACGCCTGCGCCGACGTCGCCTTCGTCGGCGGCAGCCTGCAGGCCATCGGCGGCCACAACCTGCTCGAACCGGCCGCCACCGGCACCGCGATCGTCACCGGGCCGCACCTGCACAACTTCACCGAGATCGCGCACAAGCTCGCGCAGGCCGGCGCGTTGCGGATCGGCGCGGATGCCGAAGCGGTCGGTACCGACGTGGCGGTGCTGCTCGGCGATCGCCCCGCGCGCGAGCGCATGGCCGCCGCCGGGCGCGCGCTGGTGGAAACCGGGCGCGGCGCGCTGGCGCGCACGATGGCGCTGCTCGAACCGGTCCTGCGCGGGCGCTGA
- a CDS encoding O-antigen ligase family protein, with the protein MPNSVVESHAAVAGSQPPGAQPAGWRWAPAWILTYVALWPAPGYAEAVLVLGALAAIVHLLLSRFRGGAQLLSNHAWALTSVLFCAYWVPELLSAFDAIDRAHAFAQTGEDLRYLPFLWLAASAVANPRGRRITFTGLAVIVGIWTLDALLQAATGTSPLFFGIDTLKQVISHHPMCTAAEAEAADRLSGVLGPCNLKLGQVLASLSPFALYAAGRRFHTLGWLVAAAAVGVVMLLAGSRASWITYALVLVVSGWRLLGWKRLLGVFAFGAVAMAVMTATVPQVRERIDRTLHALNADESGVDNALSGRGRIWSAAVCMVREHPLNGVGARGFREAFPACDPEPAQAPAWGSGPALHAHQIVLEILSETGFIGLLLWLSGVALAWRAWRFADESARDDARPAMLALAVTVFPFNTHLAFYSTFWGGLTLLLAALYAGSLLSRDARP; encoded by the coding sequence ATGCCGAACTCAGTGGTTGAGTCCCACGCTGCCGTTGCGGGCTCGCAACCGCCCGGTGCGCAGCCGGCCGGCTGGCGCTGGGCGCCGGCGTGGATCCTCACCTACGTCGCGCTGTGGCCCGCGCCGGGCTATGCCGAGGCGGTGCTGGTGCTGGGCGCGCTGGCCGCGATCGTGCACCTGCTGCTGTCGCGTTTCCGCGGTGGCGCGCAACTGCTGAGCAACCACGCCTGGGCGCTGACCAGCGTGCTGTTCTGCGCGTACTGGGTGCCGGAGCTGCTGTCAGCCTTCGACGCGATCGATCGCGCGCATGCCTTCGCGCAGACCGGCGAGGACCTGCGCTACCTGCCGTTCCTGTGGCTGGCCGCGTCCGCGGTCGCCAACCCGCGAGGCCGGCGCATCACCTTCACCGGGCTCGCGGTGATCGTCGGCATCTGGACGCTGGACGCGCTGCTGCAGGCAGCGACGGGCACCAGTCCGTTGTTCTTCGGCATCGACACGCTCAAGCAGGTCATCAGCCACCATCCGATGTGCACGGCGGCTGAAGCCGAAGCGGCCGACCGCCTCAGCGGCGTGCTCGGTCCGTGCAACCTCAAGCTGGGACAGGTGCTGGCGAGCCTGTCGCCGTTCGCGCTGTATGCCGCGGGGCGGCGCTTCCACACGCTCGGCTGGCTGGTCGCCGCCGCAGCCGTCGGCGTGGTGATGCTGCTGGCGGGTTCGCGCGCGTCCTGGATCACCTATGCGCTGGTGCTGGTCGTGTCGGGCTGGCGCCTGCTGGGCTGGAAGCGGCTGCTGGGCGTGTTCGCCTTCGGCGCGGTGGCGATGGCGGTGATGACCGCGACCGTGCCGCAGGTGCGCGAACGCATCGATCGCACGCTGCATGCGCTGAACGCCGACGAGAGCGGCGTCGACAACGCGCTGTCGGGCCGAGGCCGGATCTGGAGTGCCGCCGTATGCATGGTGCGCGAGCATCCGCTCAACGGCGTGGGGGCACGCGGCTTCCGCGAAGCGTTCCCCGCGTGCGACCCGGAGCCTGCGCAGGCGCCTGCATGGGGCAGCGGGCCCGCGCTGCATGCGCACCAGATCGTGCTGGAAATCCTCAGCGAAACCGGCTTCATCGGCCTGCTGTTGTGGCTGTCCGGCGTGGCGCTCGCCTGGCGTGCCTGGCGCTTCGCCGACGAATCGGCGCGGGACGACGCGCGTCCGGCGATGCTCGCGCTTGCCGTGACCGTGTTTCCGTTCAACACGCACCTGGCGTTCTATTCGACCTTCTGGGGCGGATTGACCCTGCTGCTGGCGGCGCTGTACGCCGGCAGCCTGCTGTCGCGGGATGCGCGTCCCTGA
- a CDS encoding pirin family protein — protein sequence MIIERPSSARGRVQAGWLDSHHTFSFGQYYDPAWMGFGPLRVINEDRVDPGAGFPTHGHANMEILSYVLDGALAHKDSSGGGGVIRPGELQWMSAGHGVQHSEFNASGAAPVHFLQIWIQPDRLNAQPAYAQRAAVGADADGRWLLLAAPDGADGSIAIRQDARLYVTRLAAGARLGRTLEPQRRYWLQVTRGAVDVAGRTLVAGDALGLVEEADLQLHASQAAEVLLFDLP from the coding sequence ATGATCATCGAACGCCCCTCCAGTGCCCGTGGACGCGTGCAGGCCGGCTGGCTCGACAGCCACCACACGTTCTCCTTCGGCCAGTACTACGACCCGGCCTGGATGGGCTTCGGACCGCTGCGCGTCATCAACGAAGACCGCGTCGATCCGGGCGCGGGCTTCCCGACGCACGGCCACGCCAACATGGAAATCCTCAGCTACGTGCTGGACGGTGCGCTCGCGCACAAGGACAGCAGCGGCGGGGGCGGCGTGATCCGTCCGGGCGAACTGCAGTGGATGAGCGCCGGGCACGGCGTGCAGCACAGCGAGTTCAACGCCAGCGGTGCCGCGCCGGTGCACTTCCTGCAGATCTGGATCCAGCCCGACCGCCTCAACGCGCAACCGGCCTACGCCCAGCGTGCGGCGGTCGGCGCTGACGCCGACGGGCGCTGGCTGCTGTTGGCCGCACCGGATGGCGCGGACGGCAGCATCGCCATCCGCCAGGACGCGCGGCTGTACGTGACCCGGCTGGCCGCGGGCGCGCGCCTCGGCCGCACCCTGGAACCGCAGCGCCGCTACTGGCTGCAGGTGACCCGCGGCGCGGTCGACGTCGCCGGCCGCACGCTGGTCGCGGGCGATGCCCTCGGCCTGGTCGAGGAAGCCGACCTGCAGCTGCATGCCAGCCAGGCCGCCGAGGTGCTGCTGTTCGATCTGCCGTAG
- a CDS encoding mitochondrial fission ELM1 family protein: MQQNASPPTHEAWTLSDGHAGNVRQAQALAAAMGLAARDWTLPARAPWRWLSPRRLPGARHAFGADFAHALPHAPPLAIGCGRQGALATRLLRSAGARAIQILDPRIDPRHWDLVVAPAHDGLSGANVITLLGSLHPVDDLWLAAARQQFVAFAQLPQPRTAVLLGGTSAHADVDLGALSAWLDALAARIAQEGGSVLATASRRTPAAARALLHAKLAALPGIVWRDADDGANPYAGLLGWADRIVCTADSVNMLSEAAATNVPVHVCGVQPLQGRPRRFVDSLLALGRIREFTPTLDAFAVVPLRETARVAAEARERLRL, encoded by the coding sequence ATGCAACAAAACGCATCGCCGCCTACCCACGAAGCCTGGACCCTGAGCGACGGCCACGCCGGCAACGTGCGCCAGGCGCAGGCCCTGGCCGCCGCGATGGGGCTGGCGGCGCGCGACTGGACCCTGCCGGCGCGGGCGCCCTGGCGCTGGTTGTCGCCGCGACGCCTGCCCGGCGCGCGCCACGCCTTCGGCGCCGACTTCGCCCATGCGCTGCCGCATGCACCGCCGCTCGCGATCGGTTGCGGCCGCCAGGGCGCGTTGGCCACGCGCCTGCTGCGCAGTGCAGGCGCACGCGCGATCCAGATCCTGGATCCGCGCATCGATCCGCGCCATTGGGACCTCGTCGTCGCGCCGGCGCACGACGGCTTGAGCGGCGCCAACGTCATCACCCTGCTCGGCAGCCTGCACCCGGTCGACGACCTGTGGCTGGCCGCCGCGCGCCAGCAGTTCGTCGCCTTCGCGCAGTTGCCGCAACCGCGCACCGCGGTGCTGCTGGGCGGCACCAGCGCGCATGCGGACGTCGACCTGGGTGCACTGAGTGCATGGCTGGATGCGCTCGCCGCGCGGATCGCGCAGGAAGGCGGCAGCGTGCTGGCGACGGCCTCGCGACGCACGCCGGCCGCGGCGCGCGCACTGCTGCACGCGAAACTCGCGGCGTTGCCCGGCATCGTCTGGCGCGACGCGGACGACGGCGCCAACCCCTACGCCGGCCTGCTCGGCTGGGCCGACCGCATCGTGTGCACCGCCGACTCGGTGAACATGCTGTCGGAAGCCGCGGCGACCAACGTGCCGGTGCACGTGTGCGGCGTGCAGCCGCTGCAGGGCCGGCCGCGACGCTTCGTCGACAGCCTGCTGGCACTGGGCCGGATCCGCGAATTCACGCCGACACTCGACGCATTCGCGGTGGTCCCGCTGCGCGAGACCGCGCGCGTCGCCGCGGAAGCGCGCGAACGCCTGCGGCTCTGA
- a CDS encoding zinc-finger domain-containing protein codes for MTAAPLHPTQANAEQRYVVTRADLPLSCPLPSMALWNSHPRVYLPIEAERECQCPYCGAQFVLEDRPES; via the coding sequence ATGACCGCAGCCCCCCTCCATCCCACCCAGGCCAACGCCGAGCAGCGTTACGTCGTCACCCGTGCCGACCTGCCGCTGAGCTGCCCGCTGCCGTCGATGGCGCTGTGGAATTCGCATCCGCGCGTGTACCTGCCGATCGAGGCCGAGCGCGAGTGCCAGTGCCCGTACTGCGGTGCGCAGTTCGTCCTGGAAGACCGGCCGGAATCCTGA
- the lpxL gene encoding LpxL/LpxP family Kdo(2)-lipid IV(A) lauroyl/palmitoleoyl acyltransferase: protein MSDDAKPLRTASPTDPGPAPLGLRHWPMWAGYFAMWLAARLPWPLQRGLGRIVGELARLLIPDRRRAARINIALCFPELDAAARERLLREHFRDVGIGLFEFARAWWGSAAPMRRTVRIEGLEHVQALQAQKRGVLFVSGHFMTLELCGRLMCDHIPLAGMYRRLRSPVMEWAVKRGRLRYACAMYSNDEIRPAMRHLKQGGFLWYAPDQDMRGKDTVFAPFFGVPAATITATHQFARLSGCAVVPFFHRRVGADYVLRVAPPLAEFPSSDATLDSTRVNASIEAMVREAPSQYLWIHRRFKRRPAGMVSPYKAARD from the coding sequence ATGTCCGACGATGCCAAGCCGCTGCGCACGGCCAGCCCCACCGATCCCGGCCCCGCACCCTTGGGCCTGCGGCACTGGCCGATGTGGGCGGGCTACTTCGCGATGTGGCTCGCGGCAAGGCTGCCGTGGCCGTTGCAGCGTGGGCTCGGCCGCATCGTCGGCGAGCTGGCGCGCCTGCTCATTCCCGACCGCCGCCGCGCCGCGCGCATCAACATCGCGCTGTGCTTCCCGGAACTGGACGCCGCCGCGCGCGAACGCCTGCTGCGCGAGCATTTCCGCGACGTCGGCATCGGCCTGTTCGAATTCGCGCGCGCGTGGTGGGGCTCGGCCGCCCCCATGCGCCGCACCGTACGCATCGAAGGCCTCGAACACGTGCAGGCATTGCAGGCGCAGAAACGCGGCGTGCTGTTCGTGTCCGGTCACTTCATGACCCTGGAGCTGTGCGGCCGGCTGATGTGCGACCACATCCCGCTCGCCGGCATGTACCGGCGCCTGCGCAGTCCGGTGATGGAGTGGGCGGTGAAGCGCGGCCGCCTGCGCTACGCCTGCGCGATGTACAGCAACGACGAGATCCGCCCGGCGATGCGCCACCTCAAGCAGGGCGGCTTCCTCTGGTACGCGCCGGACCAGGACATGCGCGGCAAGGACACGGTGTTCGCGCCGTTCTTCGGCGTGCCCGCGGCGACGATCACCGCCACGCACCAGTTCGCGCGCCTGAGCGGCTGCGCGGTGGTGCCGTTCTTCCATCGCCGCGTCGGCGCCGACTACGTGCTGCGCGTGGCGCCGCCACTCGCCGAGTTCCCGTCCAGCGACGCCACGCTGGACAGCACGCGCGTGAACGCCAGCATCGAGGCGATGGTGCGCGAGGCGCCGAGCCAGTACCTGTGGATCCATCGCCGCTTCAAGCGGCGTCCCGCGGGCATGGTGTCGCCGTACAAGGCCGCGCGCGACTGA
- a CDS encoding TetR/AcrR family transcriptional regulator, with product MSSASSRTPAPKPASPGRPKDLGKRAAILDAAKRMFTAHGFERVSMDQIAADAGVSKLTVYSHFGDKETLFSAAISAKCEEQLAQGLFAVAPESSLREQLLGIGRAFLALINSEESLAIHRVVTTQPPPAKLGQLFWDAGPRRVQEAFEAFLRDEIAAGALDIPEVHRAASQFFCMLKGEMHMLLLCGCSDRIDAAETEAHVQATVDMFLRAYQAAPARKR from the coding sequence ATGAGTTCCGCCTCCTCCCGCACCCCCGCCCCCAAGCCCGCCAGCCCCGGTCGCCCCAAGGACTTGGGCAAGCGCGCCGCGATCCTCGACGCCGCCAAGCGCATGTTTACGGCGCACGGTTTCGAACGGGTCAGCATGGATCAGATCGCCGCCGACGCCGGCGTGTCCAAGCTCACCGTCTACAGCCACTTTGGCGACAAGGAGACGCTGTTTTCCGCGGCGATCTCGGCCAAGTGCGAGGAGCAGCTGGCGCAGGGGCTGTTCGCGGTCGCCCCGGAATCCTCGCTGCGCGAGCAGCTGCTCGGCATCGGCCGCGCCTTCCTGGCGCTGATCAACAGCGAGGAATCGCTGGCCATCCACCGCGTGGTGACCACCCAGCCGCCGCCGGCGAAGCTGGGCCAGCTGTTCTGGGACGCCGGCCCGCGCCGGGTGCAGGAGGCGTTCGAGGCGTTCCTGCGCGACGAGATCGCCGCCGGCGCGCTGGACATCCCCGAGGTGCACCGCGCCGCCTCGCAGTTCTTCTGCATGCTCAAGGGCGAGATGCACATGCTGCTGCTGTGCGGCTGCTCCGACCGCATCGATGCGGCCGAGACCGAAGCGCACGTGCAGGCCACGGTCGACATGTTCCTGCGCGCCTACCAGGCCGCGCCGGCCCGCAAGCGCTAG
- a CDS encoding TolC family outer membrane protein, with product MSRHPLVLALAFALLPVAAHAEDLLQTYELARSGDPQFSAAESSRLVTREGSVQARAAMLPTVSGDATLNRGLADGTDDGTNSRGVGLTARQMVYDHGNFTRLRSANALSQAADYQLDSASDTLITRTSATYFNVLVQLETLAAAEAAETALKKQFDFASKRLEVGLAPITDVHEARATYDSARANTILARNAVEDAYQALRELTGQPVANLRGLPEDFQPSLPETGGADEWVATAVANNPALKASELQLKSAEADVGTARAGHYPTLYLSGSYGDTTTWGRENGSSFDFSDGRGSIGLTLSVPIFSGGATQSGVRQALARRDIANDDLEQSKRALDRNTRNAYQTVVAGISEVEARRLALVSARAAYDASQVGLEVGTRTVLDVLTNQRNLFTASQAFAQAKYNFLQNRLLLEQAAGTLDIDDVQEINRLLTVDTEASLQTPPAQPAQ from the coding sequence ATGAGCCGTCACCCGCTTGTTCTCGCCCTAGCCTTCGCCCTGCTGCCCGTTGCGGCCCACGCCGAAGACCTGCTGCAGACCTACGAACTGGCGCGCTCAGGCGACCCACAGTTCTCCGCCGCCGAATCCAGCCGCCTGGTCACCCGCGAAGGCTCGGTGCAGGCGCGCGCGGCGATGCTGCCGACGGTGAGCGGTGACGCCACGTTGAACCGCGGTCTCGCCGACGGCACCGACGACGGCACCAACTCGCGCGGCGTCGGCCTGACCGCGCGCCAGATGGTCTACGACCACGGCAACTTCACCCGCCTGCGCAGCGCCAACGCGCTCAGCCAGGCCGCGGACTACCAGCTTGACTCGGCCAGCGACACGCTGATCACGCGCACCTCCGCCACCTACTTCAACGTGCTGGTGCAGCTGGAAACGCTGGCCGCCGCCGAAGCCGCGGAAACCGCGCTGAAGAAGCAGTTCGACTTCGCCTCCAAGCGCCTCGAGGTCGGCCTGGCGCCGATCACCGACGTGCACGAAGCGCGCGCCACGTACGACAGCGCGCGCGCCAACACCATCCTCGCCCGTAACGCGGTCGAGGACGCCTACCAGGCGCTGCGCGAACTCACCGGCCAGCCGGTCGCCAACCTGCGCGGCCTGCCGGAAGACTTCCAGCCGTCGCTGCCGGAGACCGGCGGCGCCGACGAATGGGTCGCCACCGCCGTGGCCAACAACCCGGCGCTGAAGGCCAGCGAGTTGCAGCTCAAGTCCGCCGAAGCCGACGTCGGCACCGCGCGCGCGGGCCACTACCCGACCCTGTACCTGAGCGGCAGCTACGGCGACACCACCACCTGGGGCCGCGAGAACGGCAGCAGCTTCGACTTCAGCGACGGCCGCGGCTCGATCGGCCTGACCCTCTCGGTGCCGATCTTCTCCGGCGGCGCCACGCAGTCGGGCGTGCGCCAGGCGCTCGCGCGCCGCGACATCGCCAACGACGACCTCGAGCAGAGCAAGCGCGCGCTCGACCGCAACACCCGCAACGCCTACCAGACCGTGGTCGCCGGCATCAGCGAAGTCGAGGCGCGCCGCCTCGCGCTGGTCTCCGCCCGCGCCGCGTACGATGCCTCGCAGGTCGGCCTGGAAGTCGGTACCCGCACCGTGCTGGACGTGCTGACCAACCAGCGCAACCTGTTCACCGCGTCGCAGGCCTTCGCGCAGGCGAAGTACAACTTCCTGCAGAACCGCCTGCTGCTGGAACAGGCCGCCGGCACGCTCGACATCGACGACGTGCAGGAGATCAACCGCCTGCTCACGGTCGACACCGAAGCCAGCCTGCAGACGCCGCCGGCGCAGCCGGCCCAGTAA
- a CDS encoding glycosyltransferase family 4 protein, producing the protein MHRLTVVQLLPALESGGVERSTLEIAQALVQHGHRAIVVSAGGRLVPKLQALGAEHVALDIGRKSLLTLRHVRTLRALFVRERVDLVHARSRLPAWLAVFALRGIPAHAPRLVTTVHGLNSPSRYSAVMTRGERVICVSDTVRAYVLKHYPATDAARLRVIPRGIDTAVFPRTPHPDHAARAWAAAQHPALAADGPLLLLPGRGTRLKGHADALRLLADLRGQGSTAMLWLPGAREAGREAYIAELEAEAATLGIADAIAFTPPTDQIARAYAASDLVLQLSRKPESFGRTVIEALSVGRPVLGWAHGGVGELLAQLQPGGGVAPFDVDALARAARGLLAQPPAPPATIPHTLRAMQESTLAVYAELSG; encoded by the coding sequence ATGCATCGCCTGACCGTCGTGCAGCTGCTGCCCGCGCTGGAATCGGGCGGCGTGGAACGTTCCACCCTGGAGATCGCGCAGGCGCTGGTGCAGCACGGGCATCGCGCGATCGTCGTCTCCGCCGGCGGCCGGCTGGTGCCGAAGCTGCAGGCGCTGGGCGCCGAGCACGTCGCGCTCGACATCGGCCGCAAGTCGCTGCTGACCCTGCGCCACGTGCGCACGCTGCGCGCGCTGTTCGTGCGCGAACGCGTCGACCTGGTGCACGCGCGCTCGCGCCTGCCGGCGTGGCTGGCGGTGTTCGCGTTGCGCGGCATCCCGGCGCACGCGCCGCGGCTGGTGACCACCGTGCACGGCCTGAATTCGCCCTCGCGCTACAGCGCGGTGATGACGCGCGGCGAACGGGTGATCTGCGTGTCCGACACCGTGCGCGCATACGTGTTGAAGCACTATCCGGCGACCGACGCGGCGCGGCTGCGGGTGATCCCGCGCGGCATCGACACCGCGGTGTTTCCGCGCACCCCGCACCCGGACCACGCCGCGCGTGCGTGGGCTGCGGCCCAGCATCCGGCCCTCGCCGCCGACGGCCCGCTGCTGCTGCTGCCCGGGCGCGGCACGCGGTTGAAGGGCCACGCCGACGCGCTGCGCCTGCTCGCCGACCTGCGCGGGCAGGGCAGCACCGCGATGCTGTGGCTGCCCGGCGCGCGCGAGGCCGGGCGCGAGGCCTACATCGCCGAACTCGAAGCCGAAGCCGCCACGCTCGGCATCGCCGATGCGATCGCGTTCACCCCGCCGACCGACCAGATCGCGCGCGCGTACGCCGCCAGCGACCTGGTGCTGCAGCTCTCGCGCAAGCCCGAATCCTTCGGTCGCACCGTGATCGAAGCGCTGTCGGTCGGCCGGCCGGTATTGGGCTGGGCGCACGGCGGCGTGGGCGAACTGCTCGCGCAGCTGCAGCCCGGCGGTGGCGTGGCGCCGTTCGATGTCGACGCGCTCGCGCGCGCCGCGCGCGGCCTGCTGGCGCAACCGCCGGCGCCTCCGGCTACCATTCCGCACACGTTGCGCGCGATGCAGGAGTCCACGCTTGCCGTCTATGCCGAACTCAGTGGTTGA
- a CDS encoding protein-L-isoaspartate O-methyltransferase family protein: MSTIDFAKARELMVEQQVRPWDVLDPRVLDVLATLPREDFVPAAQRALAYADLPLPLAHGESMLKPVVEGRVLQALALQPGDDVLEIGTGSGFLAACLGRLAREVVSLERHADLADAARANLAAHRAGNVNVITADAFSWDASSLGSGRRFAAICVTGAVAAIPPRFIEWLQPGGRMFVVRGRAPAMEAVLLRNQSGAPRIESLFETDLPYLAGAAPAPTFEL, from the coding sequence ATGAGCACGATCGATTTCGCCAAGGCCCGTGAATTGATGGTCGAACAGCAGGTTCGCCCCTGGGACGTGCTCGATCCGCGCGTGCTCGACGTGCTGGCCACGTTGCCGCGCGAGGACTTCGTGCCCGCCGCACAGCGCGCCCTGGCCTACGCCGACCTGCCCCTGCCGCTGGCCCATGGCGAATCGATGCTGAAGCCGGTGGTCGAAGGCCGCGTCCTGCAGGCGCTGGCGCTGCAACCCGGCGACGACGTGCTGGAAATCGGCACCGGCAGCGGCTTCCTCGCCGCCTGCCTCGGCCGCCTGGCGCGCGAAGTGGTCAGCCTGGAACGCCACGCCGACCTCGCCGACGCCGCGCGCGCCAACCTCGCCGCGCACCGCGCCGGCAATGTCAACGTGATCACCGCCGATGCGTTCTCGTGGGACGCGTCCTCGTTGGGGAGCGGCCGTCGCTTCGCCGCGATCTGCGTCACCGGCGCCGTGGCGGCGATCCCGCCGCGTTTCATCGAATGGCTGCAGCCGGGCGGACGCATGTTCGTCGTGCGCGGCCGCGCGCCGGCGATGGAAGCGGTGTTGCTGCGCAACCAATCGGGCGCGCCGCGCATCGAATCCCTGTTCGAAACCGACCTCCCCTACCTTGCCGGCGCTGCGCCGGCGCCCACGTTCGAGTTGTAA